The Bacillota bacterium genomic sequence TGGCCAGGTTCTTCGCCTCTCTGGGCGCGCCCACCGTGCCCCTCACGGTAAAAGAGGGGCGGAGTGAACTGAGAAGGCTTCTCGAGGACATCCCCCTCTCCGCGGGGCCCGGACCCCGAGAGCTTCAAGCGGTCCCGCCCCGGAAGAAGGAGCCCCAAGCCCAGGATCTGGTTGAGCTGAAGGGCGTCTGGTTCACTTACCCGAACGGCAGGGAGGTTCTGCGAGGGGTGAGCCTCGAGGTGCGGGCCGGGGATTTCGTGGTGATCATGGGGGAAAACGCGGCAGGCAAGACCACCCTTCTAAAAAACATGGTGGGGCTGCTGAAGCCGGGGCGCGGTAGGGTTTTTCTTTTGGGCAGGGACACGCGCGCTGTTCCCCTGCCGGAGCTGGCGCGCGGTGTCGGCTATCTTTCTCAGAATCCCAACGACTACCTTTTCCAGGACACGGTGGAAGACGAACTCCGGTTCACCCTCGACAGCCTCGGCCTCGAAGACGACGGGGTGGTCGACGCCACTCTGGAAAGGCTCGAGCTGCTCGCGTACCGGAAAGCCAACCCCCGCGACCTGAGCAGCGGGGAGCGCCAGCGGGTGGCGCTGGCCTCTGTGCTTGTGGCGCGGCCGCGCCTCTTTGTTCTCGACGAGCCGACGAGGGGTGTTGACTGCCGCCTGAAAAGAGAGCTCGGGCTTTTCTTAACGGCGCTTGCCGGAGAAGGCGTGGGCGTGGTGGTGGTGACCCACGATGTGGAGTTCGCGGCGGAGTACGCCAGGCGCGTGGTCGTGATCAGCGGCGGCAGGGTAGTCTGCGAGGGCTCCAAGCACGAGGTTCTTGGGGGTTCCCTTTTTTATTCCCCCCAGATGGCAAGGCTGTTCAGGGGCTACGACGAGGGTGTGCTCACCGTAGAAGAAGGAATCGAAAAACTCAGCGGGAAAGGGGTCTTCGGGCGGTGTCTGGCGGTAAAGGCAGGCTCCTGATCGTGTCCGCGGCCGGGGTCCTTGCCGTGGCTTTGCTGGCCCTGACGGTTTCGAAGAGGGATTGGGGTTTCTTGAGCGTTGCCTTCGTGTGCGGCGCCCTTGCCTTTTGGTACTGGTGCTTCGAGCGGAGCACGGCCTCCTCCCGGGAGGTGGGGGTGGTCGCCGTCCTCGGAGCCATCACCGCCGTCGCCCGGGTGCCCTTCGCCGCCCTGCCGGGTATCCAGCCCGCTACTTTCCTGATCATCGCCGCAGGCTTCGTCTTCAGGCCCCTTGCGGGCTTCATGGTGGGTGCGACTACGGCTTTTGTGTCCAACTTTTTTCTCGGCCAGGGCCCCTGGACTCCCTGGCAGATGTTTGCCTGGGGCCTCGCGGGAGCAACGGCGGGGTGGCTGAAGACCGCCTTCCCCCGCCACGGGCGCCTCACAGCGGCTCTTTTCTGCTTTGCCTGGGGTTACCTGTACGGGTGGATCATGGACTTCTGGTTCTGGACCGCCTTCATCAATCCCCTCACCTGGAAGTCTTTTCTGACAACGTACGCCGCCAGCTTTTGGTTTGATACCTTTCATGCGTTGAGCAACGCGGGTTTTTACCTGCTGCTTGGATCCCGGGTAATTAAGGTGCTCGAACGCTTTCAGAAAAAAATTCACCCAATTTACCCTTGCAGAGAATACAAATAAGGATAAGACACTAGACAAATTATCAAGGAGTATGGTACATTATTGTCAACTAAATACTTTTTGGCCCAGGGTTCCCTTGCCTGAGGCAAGGGATAAAAGGGAATCAGGTGAAAATCCTGGACGGTCCGGCCACTGTAAGTGAGGAAGCTTCCTGCAAAAAAGCCACTGTCCGGCACTCGATGACGAGTGATTGCACATGGGCTGGATTCAGCTTAAAAAGCCGATGTTTGGCCCAGGTTGTAAATAAGAATTGAGTGCTGGATGGGAAGGCAGCAGATAAGCAATGATCCACAAGTCAGGAGACCCAATATTCAGCACAATGGAAAAGTATGCTTCTCCCATGTTTTTGGACTGTTCTCGGACTTCTGCCTGATTGGTGCTGGGGAATTATTTTTCAAGCAGGATTTTCCGCTTGAGGTAGAATAAGTTAAGAGCGAAAAAACGACCGAAGTCGTCTGGCATTGAAAAAGAAATTTTCTGGGGGATAAAAAGGGATTTTTTTGCAAAAAAGCCACGAAGGCTGTTACCTTGCTCCCTGAAGAGGAGCCGTCTTCGTGGCTTTTTACTTACCTTATGCAAATACCTCCTTGCCCTTGATGGTAAGGCCGGGCAAGAGATGAGGTTGCCAGCTATCCTCTTCGCCGTAAACTCCGGTTTTTACGTAATCATTGTCCTTCCACAGGTATACCGTCACTTTTCGGGCATCGGGGTCCACAATCCAGTATTCGTTGACGGCATGGCGGGCGTACAGCTTTTTCTTCAGGTCAAGGTCTCTTTCGGCAGTAGAAGGCGATAAAATCTCGATGATCAGGTCGGGTGCCCCTTGAATGTTGTATTCCCCCACAATCGAAAGGTTCTCGCGGCTCACGAAGAGCACATCCGGCTGCACCACATCGTGGCGGCTGAAAATTACATCAAATGGCGCCTCGTAAACTTCTCCCAGGCCGTGGGCTTTGGCGAATGACCATAAAATGGTAGCCAGATTTAAACTTATCTTCTGATGCGCCCGCTTGGGGGAAGGAGTCATGAAAAGATCGCCTCCGATAATTTCATACCGCCTGTCTTCAGGTAAAAGCAGATAATCTTCGTAGGTAAACTTGAGGTGCTCAGGAATGGAAGACATTAAATCACCTCCGGGGCGAATATTTTTAAAAGTAAGGAATGGCAACGAATTGGTCCTCTCAGCAGGTAGCCGGCCAGAGGCGTCTCATTATACCCGCACATCCTGGGCACCTGCCCTTTTACATTCCGTGTCGTTTCTATCTTCAGTTTACACCAGGCGGGTGGTGGCCGGCAAGGATTCGCAAATAAAGTGGGGCCGCCGTAAAAATATGGCATAGCCACACTACCATGCGGTATGCCGCGAACCGCTACGATGTTCACTAAGAGACAAGAAGGTTCAGGGAGAAGCTTTATGATTATATTACCCATTTTTCCGCACTAAGCCAAGGCCAATTTGGCACTTAAAGTCGATAAGCAGAAATGTTCCTGAGCAGAAAGGATGAAGCCCTTGCTTTTACTGGCGAAAACAACTAGGAGTTGCATGCCTGTCACCGTCTACGCTGCAGGGAGATGGAAATCGTGACGGAAAACATTGATACCTGCAGTCGTGCTCCTGTGAAGCAACAAGGCGCGTGGGAGTCATATTATGGTTTCGATACATTGGCCACCCTCTGGAAGAGCCGGGGATGATTTGAAGTTTGCCGCGCAAGGCCAGGTGCTATAGCCGGGGCGAGCGTCTTTTCAATGCGGCCTGGGAGCGGAGGTGAATTAATGGACGATTTTCTTCTTCTCACCACTGTTGATAATACACGAGAGCTCAGGGTGTTGATCCACAATTAAAATTGATCCCCGATTAACATCGAAAACTGATCCCCCCGGATTTCCAGTTATAATTTATACTATCCCTGAAGGACCATGCTTCAGGGAGGAAAATGGGGGATGATCAAAGTGGATCAATGGACAACCATCAGAACGCTTTACAGCGAGGGGTACGGCAAAAAGAGAATCGCCAAAATGCTTAAGGTATCTGTAAACACTGTGCGACGCGCCCTGAAAGATGATACTCCACCCAGCTACCGGCGCACGAAA encodes the following:
- a CDS encoding ABC transporter ATP-binding protein, whose amino-acid sequence is MALFKIEDLTYSYPDGDRPALKNINLEIEEGELLLVVGGSGSGKSSLARLLAGLVPHFYGGRLEGRVLFRGKDLRELDPRLLAARVGVVFQDPEKQLVMTSVEAEIAFGLENLGLPQEEMSRRIAEVTGFLGLSSLKEEFTASLSGGQKQKVALAAVLAMQPEVLILDEPTSQLDPVAAEEFFHLVERLNKEMGYTVVLIEQRLERCFHLADRLVVMEEGEVLRCGRAEEVARWLVENRLPFIPPVARFFASLGAPTVPLTVKEGRSELRRLLEDIPLSAGPGPRELQAVPPRKKEPQAQDLVELKGVWFTYPNGREVLRGVSLEVRAGDFVVIMGENAAGKTTLLKNMVGLLKPGRGRVFLLGRDTRAVPLPELARGVGYLSQNPNDYLFQDTVEDELRFTLDSLGLEDDGVVDATLERLELLAYRKANPRDLSSGERQRVALASVLVARPRLFVLDEPTRGVDCRLKRELGLFLTALAGEGVGVVVVTHDVEFAAEYARRVVVISGGRVVCEGSKHEVLGGSLFYSPQMARLFRGYDEGVLTVEEGIEKLSGKGVFGRCLAVKAGS
- a CDS encoding ECF transporter S component encodes the protein MSGGKGRLLIVSAAGVLAVALLALTVSKRDWGFLSVAFVCGALAFWYWCFERSTASSREVGVVAVLGAITAVARVPFAALPGIQPATFLIIAAGFVFRPLAGFMVGATTAFVSNFFLGQGPWTPWQMFAWGLAGATAGWLKTAFPRHGRLTAALFCFAWGYLYGWIMDFWFWTAFINPLTWKSFLTTYAASFWFDTFHALSNAGFYLLLGSRVIKVLERFQKKIHPIYPCREYK
- a CDS encoding Uma2 family endonuclease; this encodes MSSIPEHLKFTYEDYLLLPEDRRYEIIGGDLFMTPSPKRAHQKISLNLATILWSFAKAHGLGEVYEAPFDVIFSRHDVVQPDVLFVSRENLSIVGEYNIQGAPDLIIEILSPSTAERDLDLKKKLYARHAVNEYWIVDPDARKVTVYLWKDNDYVKTGVYGEEDSWQPHLLPGLTIKGKEVFA